CCACCGCTCAGACCCGGCGAGAGTTTGTGGTCGTCAGCCGCAGTGATTCGACCTTGCGGGGCCATTTCCCCGGTGAAGTCGCCGCGCTATCGGATGCTCTGGGCCAGCCCTTTGACGGGTGGTTGATCATTCCGTTTTTTCTGGAAGGCGGCCGCTACAGCATCGATGACGTGCACTATGTGGATGAGGGAGAGATTCTGGTCCCGGCGGCCCAGACCGAATTTGCCCGCGATCGCGCATTTGGCTATATGGCATCAAATTTGCGCGACTGGGTTGCCGAAAAAACCAACGGGCAAATGGCGGCTCAAGATGTGGCCAGTGTTTCGATCAGCATGCTGCGCAGCGGCGGGCCGGAAGCCGTAACCGACTTGTTGATGACGTTAGATGCCAGTCGCTGCTGCGTGGTCAACGCCGCCAGCTACCGCGATCTGGAGGTCTTTGTGCAGGGGTTGTTGGCAGCCGAAGCCCGCGGCAAACGCTTTTTATATCGCACAGCGGCTTCCTTTGTGCAGGTGCGGGCCGGCATTTCCCCGCGCCAACTGCTAATACAAAAGGATTTGCAAATGCCGTCTACCGGTGGAGGCCTGATAGTGGTCGGCTCTTATGTGCCGCGCAGCACCCAGCAGATTAAGGCGCTGCTGCCTGCAACCGATATGTCGCAAGCCGAAGTAAACGTCAACGCGCTGCTTAGCGATGAGCTGCGCAATGCTGAAATCCGGCGGGTGGCCCGAAAAGCCGAGCAGGCGCTCAAACAGGGAAACGATATGCTCATATTCACCGGCCGCCGGCTGATCACCGGCAAGGATGCAAAGAGCAACCTTCACATCGGGCAAAAGATCTCAGAAGGCCTGATTGACATCGTGCTGCACATTGAAGCCACGCCGCGCTATATTCTGGCCAAAGGCGGTATTACCGCCAGCGATATCGCCACCCGGGCCTTGATTGTCAAAAAAGCCATGGTGCTCGGCCAGATTCTGCCGGGAGTGCCCGTCTGGCAGCTGGGAAGCGAAAGCCGCTTTGCAGGTATGGCTTACATTGTATTTCCCGGCAATGTCGGTGATGAGCAAGCGCTGTTCAAGGTCGTGCAGCAGCTAAGACCGGCGTAAGATGAATTTTACAAACTATTTCATCTTTTTTTAATTCAGCGCATAATAGTATGAAGGATCGCGGAATAAATTATTAGCAGCGCCATCGTGCACTGTCTGAATGCATTAGGGCGCGTTGCGAAAGAACATCCATAGCCTCAATGTAGCTTTATGAGCCCCACGTTGATTTTAAATTAACAGTTGATTTTGTATTTGATCTTTGTTCTTTCGTTACGCTCCTTTATGCATGAGTTTGCACGATGCAGTCGCTGATATTTTATTCCGCGATCATCGATGGTTTGACAAAGAATTTTCGTCCCCAAAATGAAAAGATCAATCGATGCATAAAATCGGATATCTGTATGTTTGTTTGGCGGCCGTGTTGTGGGCGGCTGCCGGCAGCGGGGCCAAATTCCTGTTCAACAGCGGCATGACGCCTTATCAGCTGATTCAGCTGCGGGTCACGCTGGCCTTTGGCGGCTTGTTGCTGTGGCTGGTCGGGCGCAACCGGCAGCTGTTAAAAATCGACGTTAAAGATCTTTTTTACTTTTCTCTGCTAGGCATCCTGGGCATCGGTGCCGCCCAGTTTTTTTACCTGTTTGCCATCAGCAAGATCAAGGTGGCCGCTGCTATTTTACTGCATTACACCGGCCCGGTTTTTGTGGCCTTGTATGCCGCTGTTTTCCGGCATCAAAAATTGACGCTCAAAAGCGGATTGGCGCTATTGGGAACTGTGGCGGGCTGCTTTCTGGTGGTCGGAGCTTACAACCTGGACCTGTTTGCCCTTAATCGCGCCGGCATAATCGGCGGACTTCTGGCAGCGGTAGCCTTTGCCACCTATACCCTTTTGAGCGAATACGGCATGGCAAAATACAGCCCCTGGACGGTTTTGCTCTACGGGCTGCTGTTTGCCGCCCTGGCCTGGAATCTCCTGCATCCCCCGCTGGAAGCGCTTTTGCGATCCTATACCCCGGCCGTATGGTTCTGGATTTTATTCATTGCCGTCTGCGGCACGATCCTGCCTTTTGGGCTGTATTTTGAGGGCGTCAACCGTATTCGTTCCACCCATGCCAGTATTACAGCCACACTGGAGCCCATCACCGCCAGTGTTATTTCAGCGCTCTTTTTAGGGGAGATGCTCAGCCCGCTGCAGGTGCTGGGCGGCCTAGTGGTGATCGCATCGATTATACTGCTGCAATGGGAAAAAGAAAGGGATGGCCGTTAAGCTTGGCGATGTTGGTGTTAGCTGGCGTCTTGCTTATCAATACTTAAAAATTTGAGCCCGAATCCATCGGGGCCGGACCAGACGACTTCACCTTTGACAATGGCCTTCTGGTCGTTTTTTAACGGCAGCACAAATGTAATGCTTTGCCCGGCGGATATGTGCGAGTCGACTTCAATAAAACCACCGGCAGTGCTGATATTTTTTACGAGCCCATTGAATATGCGGTCATCGGCGGCGAACTGAACGGATTTGATGTAGGTTTTGCGTTGATGCCGCCGAATATCTTGCCACTCTCTGGTTTCGTCTTCTTTCAAATTGACTTTATGGTGATCAATGGTGTGCTGAGCCCCATAGCCATAATAATATACCGATTTTTTCAATTCCTTGCGCCAAACAATTTCAACCCGATAGCATTCGTAAAGGCCCTGCTCGGTTGCGAAAGGTGAATTATCGATTCCGACAAAAACCTCTTCACCGGGCTGCAACAGATTATCAGCCTCAAAATATAATCCCGTGGCGCTGAAATTGAGCATCTTGGCTTTGTGAATCGTGCCGGCCTTTAAATTTTCAATTGTCACCAGGCATTGATGCTCGATGCGGGCGTTCTCTCTTTTTTCAGGGTTTTCTTCCATGTCGCTATATAACATTCAAAGGATTACCGATTAAGCTGATTTCTCAACAATATAAATGGGTAGATATTTTTTTCTTAGATTGTCCAACTCGGCTCTGACCATGGTGAACATTTTGATAATAATGGCATTCATTTCCTGCAAGGCCTCCAGTTGGGCCACGACTTCAGGGTAATAATGTTTTCCCCGCACCCGTTTGAGCTTTTTCAACAGCTTGGGGGATAGCATTTCAAATCCGGGGGGCGCGTTTAAGATCGCATCCAGCAACAACTGATTGCTGCCCTCCATCAGCGATTTTTCAAAATGCGACAGTATCTGTGATTCGGTCATACCGGCCAGACGGTCCCGGACCTCCCGTTCCTTTAAAAATCTAAGCAGGCGATCACCATTGGCTTCCGGATCTTGCGATAATTTTTCTTCCAGTCGCTCAAGCAATTCCGCAGCACTTCGGCGCGACTTTAGCATTTCAAGTTTGGTGATGGCCTTCTCAATGACCTGGCGTCGCGCAATATTTCGATCATTCTCGTTTAGATTCTTATCATCCTGGATTCTTTGGAATTCATTCATAGTGTAATCGCGCATCAACAAAATGTCATTGTACACTTTTTCAACGGATGCGGCGATATCTTCCGGCAGTACTTTATGCGCTTTGGCCAACTGCAATCGAAGTTTGGGTATTAGGTTGTCCAGCATTTTTAACCGTCGTTGGTGGTTAATAAATTAAATAGTTACATTACGTTATACCTTAACTTCTTATCGGCACAATCCAATAAAAGATTAAACCATAATAATTTATGCAAAATTTATGCGAAAATCGCAAGTTTGTTTATAATTTATTTTTATATTAAATATCAAGCGGTTATAAAACTGCCTTATTTATGCCGCGTAAGGTGTGAAAAATATTATCCAATTTGTTGAAGTTTACCTCACAATTTTAAATGTGCCTCATTTATTAAAAATTGGTTTGAATTATTTGACTTAAATTCATAAATTCTTTATACACATATTGGAGGACATCCAAATTTATGGCGAATTCTGGACGAAATCGCCCAAAAGCTCAGCAGCCGGGCTGAAAATGAAATTCTGGAATTGGCGCTAGTCAGGATGTGAACGGAGGTAAAAGAGCAGAATAGTGGCATGAGATCTATCGCAAAACAATACACGCAAGCAAAATTTGCGGAGCCAGTCGTGAAGGCCGCTAGGGTTAAACAAAAACAGGACCCGAGACGCTATCCCCGCAAACCCTTCTTCAAATCCATACTTATCACTTATAACGATCAAAAATATAGAGGCGTCATTAAAAATGTCAGTCGCGGTGGCGCTTTTATTGAAACCCGAGCCAAATTTCTGTTTGGTGAGGTCATTGATCTGATCGTTCCCAGTAATGGATATTATAAGGGTAAACGAATCCGCGGCTGGATGGTGCACTCGGGGCAGCGGGGCATCGGCGTTACCTTTAAACGCATATTTGACAGAAGGTCCGGCAAAGAGCGCAGACATGCCATCGATCGCAGAATCGGCCTGGATCGCCGCAAAAGGCTAAAACCAAGAGACCGTCACCGCGAAATGAACCTCTTAAGCCCCAGTATCAGACTCTAGTCATGGTTGCGGGCGCA
Above is a genomic segment from Desulfobacterales bacterium containing:
- a CDS encoding PilZ domain-containing protein, which translates into the protein MLYSDMEENPEKRENARIEHQCLVTIENLKAGTIHKAKMLNFSATGLYFEADNLLQPGEEVFVGIDNSPFATEQGLYECYRVEIVWRKELKKSVYYYGYGAQHTIDHHKVNLKEDETREWQDIRRHQRKTYIKSVQFAADDRIFNGLVKNISTAGGFIEVDSHISAGQSITFVLPLKNDQKAIVKGEVVWSGPDGFGLKFLSIDKQDAS
- a CDS encoding DMT family transporter; its protein translation is MHKIGYLYVCLAAVLWAAAGSGAKFLFNSGMTPYQLIQLRVTLAFGGLLLWLVGRNRQLLKIDVKDLFYFSLLGILGIGAAQFFYLFAISKIKVAAAILLHYTGPVFVALYAAVFRHQKLTLKSGLALLGTVAGCFLVVGAYNLDLFALNRAGIIGGLLAAVAFATYTLLSEYGMAKYSPWTVLLYGLLFAALAWNLLHPPLEALLRSYTPAVWFWILFIAVCGTILPFGLYFEGVNRIRSTHASITATLEPITASVISALFLGEMLSPLQVLGGLVVIASIILLQWEKERDGR
- a CDS encoding four-carbon acid sugar kinase family protein, which produces MDYQRLPKDQLLNSLLPEWPQDLRPAIQKQIKADGRKVVVLDDDPTGTQTIHGLPVLTHWSTEALAAELQNDLPAFYILTNSRSMTLPKAQEVSAEIGHNLAAATAQTRREFVVVSRSDSTLRGHFPGEVAALSDALGQPFDGWLIIPFFLEGGRYSIDDVHYVDEGEILVPAAQTEFARDRAFGYMASNLRDWVAEKTNGQMAAQDVASVSISMLRSGGPEAVTDLLMTLDASRCCVVNAASYRDLEVFVQGLLAAEARGKRFLYRTAASFVQVRAGISPRQLLIQKDLQMPSTGGGLIVVGSYVPRSTQQIKALLPATDMSQAEVNVNALLSDELRNAEIRRVARKAEQALKQGNDMLIFTGRRLITGKDAKSNLHIGQKISEGLIDIVLHIEATPRYILAKGGITASDIATRALIVKKAMVLGQILPGVPVWQLGSESRFAGMAYIVFPGNVGDEQALFKVVQQLRPA
- a CDS encoding PilZ domain-containing protein; the protein is MRSIAKQYTQAKFAEPVVKAARVKQKQDPRRYPRKPFFKSILITYNDQKYRGVIKNVSRGGAFIETRAKFLFGEVIDLIVPSNGYYKGKRIRGWMVHSGQRGIGVTFKRIFDRRSGKERRHAIDRRIGLDRRKRLKPRDRHREMNLLSPSIRL